From the Maioricimonas rarisocia genome, one window contains:
- a CDS encoding helicase HerA domain-containing protein: protein MTTPHEHLGKLIGNTGNPTSLKVALRGSFSARRGEFVRIPHTERRGENETDCLGRITNISRSNILFSEALGEGVGDVNVLPGSRVSGETLYATVELIGFKDATTGEIRMPRRPLDPGSKVFGVDYAFLRQFYQFSEETSIHIGNLVGYERGAEAVPIYLDVNTLATEHLAVLAMTGSGKSYTVGRIIERLVGQMNGTVVVFDPHGEYGRAFEGGQMRTNPEIDAVEDLRDKQALPKIVDALGRLQDNGGGITVYTPQDDGFDRKYAGSNHRLALQFDHFDVDSIGEILPGLTEPQARVLDVAIRKWKIDQPNPPRDVNTLLELLTTRLDDVRNDQSLNLSTEEARALGGRSAAIAGIRLRQVLNEARAFYTAGVDHPTSVKDLIGLRGQGVGRLVIVDLQGLSDDARQIIVALLSSEILNAATDKTEPIRPCFLVYEEGHNFAPAGGQSISRRIIKRIAGEGRKFGVGFAVISQRPSKLDSDVTSQCNTLITMRIKNPDDAQFIRRSTEQLTKADIDELPALSTGEALISGRSIPAPLLVRIGYKALKHGGESPKILDEWGPGRMQ, encoded by the coding sequence ATGACCACACCACACGAACATCTCGGCAAATTGATCGGCAACACGGGCAACCCAACCTCGCTGAAGGTTGCATTGCGTGGCTCTTTCTCCGCACGTCGCGGTGAGTTCGTTCGCATTCCGCACACGGAACGGCGCGGCGAGAACGAAACCGATTGCCTCGGTCGCATCACCAACATCTCCCGCAGCAACATTCTGTTTTCAGAAGCGTTGGGCGAAGGGGTCGGCGACGTCAACGTGCTGCCCGGTTCTCGGGTCAGCGGCGAGACGCTGTATGCCACGGTCGAGCTCATCGGGTTCAAGGATGCGACGACCGGCGAGATTCGCATGCCGCGACGGCCGCTCGATCCCGGCTCGAAGGTGTTTGGAGTCGATTACGCCTTCCTGCGGCAGTTCTACCAGTTCAGCGAGGAAACCTCGATCCACATCGGCAACCTCGTCGGCTACGAACGGGGTGCCGAGGCGGTGCCGATCTATCTGGACGTCAACACGCTGGCGACCGAACACCTCGCCGTGCTGGCTATGACCGGTTCCGGTAAGTCGTACACCGTGGGCCGCATCATCGAACGACTCGTCGGCCAGATGAACGGTACGGTCGTCGTCTTCGATCCACACGGCGAATACGGCCGCGCCTTCGAGGGCGGTCAGATGCGAACCAACCCCGAGATCGACGCCGTCGAAGACCTACGCGACAAGCAGGCGTTGCCGAAGATTGTCGACGCTCTGGGGCGGCTGCAGGACAACGGCGGCGGCATCACCGTCTACACCCCGCAGGACGACGGCTTCGATCGCAAATACGCCGGCAGCAATCACCGACTCGCGCTGCAGTTCGATCACTTCGACGTCGACAGCATCGGCGAAATCCTGCCGGGACTCACCGAACCGCAGGCCCGCGTGCTGGATGTGGCCATTCGCAAATGGAAGATCGACCAACCGAATCCCCCGCGCGACGTCAACACGCTGCTCGAACTTCTGACGACTCGACTGGACGACGTGCGCAACGACCAGTCGCTGAACCTGTCTACCGAAGAAGCCCGCGCGCTGGGCGGTCGCAGCGCGGCCATCGCCGGTATCCGGCTGCGTCAGGTGCTGAACGAAGCCAGGGCGTTCTACACGGCGGGCGTCGATCATCCGACCAGCGTCAAGGACCTGATCGGGCTCCGCGGCCAGGGAGTCGGCCGGCTGGTGATCGTCGATCTGCAGGGACTCTCTGACGACGCCCGGCAGATCATCGTCGCGCTCCTCTCCAGCGAAATCCTGAACGCAGCCACCGACAAGACCGAGCCGATCCGCCCGTGTTTCCTGGTCTACGAAGAAGGCCACAACTTCGCCCCGGCCGGCGGCCAGTCCATCAGCCGCCGCATCATCAAACGCATCGCCGGCGAAGGCCGCAAATTCGGTGTCGGCTTCGCCGTGATCAGCCAGCGCCCGAGCAAACTGGACTCGGACGTGACCAGCCAGTGCAATACGCTGATCACGATGCGCATCAAGAATCCCGACGACGCGCAATTCATTCGCAGGTCGACAGAGCAACTGACAAAAGCCGACATCGACGAACTGCCGGCTCTGTCCACAGGCGAGGCCCTGATTTCCGGCCGCTCGATTCCCGCCCCGCTGCTAGTGCGTATCGGCTACAAGGCCCTCAAACACGGCGGCGAGTCACCGAAGATTCTGGACGAGTGGGGACCAGGTAGGATGCAATGA
- a CDS encoding restriction endonuclease subunit S domain-containing protein, with the protein MENVFRILCSQPQAWLLDQGLSADRLDASFYEPRFLRDAKELEDSRIPLVQIGAEATKANCGATPKLVQYGDTGAVLIRGANVRPNFYDDSTAQRVPGLEIDPASNRAIHSGDVLYTMSGVNVGNTAVYPEGEPYASFSNTVARARFDSESDVDPYFAAVFLNSRLGMSQTTRLISGGVLPHVMPNSFKKLRLINASREIQRSIGIKYRKAERLQQYAKAAARRFEEWLRAATDSGSIDSASLELLQHDPANTNPNSTWVTDFDPADRVDPWPHHVAPTTIVRHLLRQSSSRTFGDVLQVVSDERQRLTPPAIKGCYYLSVLDINSNGFVDWAVAEENRYSSPGVEVHCGDILYAMLNPKERRVGVIPENHKGTTAASTEVAILRPVEDERPTPYLLAQVLRSNWVRVQATFLTRSSSLSRRRMHESDLVRLVIPWVDEQVDETEHLLKIAVDGLSESDALTRSAAGDIESLIAGTINVELLTDEAKQIARWLERNPVPKPE; encoded by the coding sequence ATGGAGAATGTATTTCGCATTTTGTGTTCGCAGCCGCAGGCTTGGTTACTAGACCAAGGCCTCTCCGCTGATCGCTTGGACGCGTCTTTCTATGAACCTCGATTCTTAAGAGATGCGAAGGAATTGGAGGATTCAAGAATCCCACTCGTGCAGATTGGAGCTGAGGCGACAAAAGCGAACTGTGGTGCCACACCAAAACTTGTTCAGTATGGAGATACAGGGGCAGTATTGATACGAGGCGCAAACGTGCGGCCCAACTTCTATGATGACTCGACCGCCCAGCGTGTGCCCGGACTGGAAATCGACCCCGCAAGTAATCGAGCGATCCATTCGGGCGACGTGCTTTACACAATGTCGGGCGTGAATGTCGGAAACACTGCAGTCTATCCCGAAGGTGAACCGTACGCGTCATTTAGCAATACTGTCGCGCGAGCAAGATTTGACTCCGAATCAGATGTTGACCCCTACTTTGCTGCGGTATTTCTCAATAGTCGGCTTGGTATGTCACAGACAACCCGACTTATTAGCGGTGGCGTACTTCCACATGTGATGCCAAACTCGTTTAAGAAACTGCGCCTAATCAATGCGTCGCGAGAAATTCAACGATCAATCGGAATCAAGTACCGGAAAGCTGAGCGACTGCAACAGTACGCCAAAGCCGCTGCTCGAAGGTTTGAAGAGTGGCTTCGAGCTGCAACGGATTCTGGTTCGATCGACAGTGCGAGCCTAGAACTCCTCCAGCACGACCCGGCCAACACGAACCCAAACTCGACTTGGGTGACTGACTTTGACCCCGCTGATCGAGTTGACCCATGGCCACACCATGTCGCCCCGACGACAATTGTTCGTCATCTGTTGCGACAATCATCAAGTCGAACATTTGGTGATGTTCTTCAGGTCGTATCAGACGAGCGTCAGCGACTGACTCCCCCAGCGATTAAGGGTTGCTATTACCTCAGCGTCTTGGACATCAATTCAAACGGCTTTGTCGATTGGGCAGTGGCAGAAGAAAACCGGTACTCATCTCCGGGAGTAGAAGTTCATTGCGGAGACATACTGTATGCGATGCTGAATCCCAAAGAGCGGCGCGTCGGCGTAATTCCCGAAAACCACAAAGGGACTACGGCAGCCTCAACGGAAGTTGCCATTCTGCGACCTGTAGAAGATGAACGCCCTACTCCTTACTTGCTTGCACAAGTGTTGAGGTCAAATTGGGTGCGAGTGCAGGCAACATTTCTTACGCGATCGAGTTCGCTCAGTCGTCGCCGAATGCATGAGAGCGATCTTGTACGACTTGTAATTCCATGGGTAGACGAGCAGGTCGATGAAACCGAGCATCTACTAAAAATTGCGGTCGACGGACTAAGTGAGAGTGATGCGCTTACTCGATCCGCTGCGGGTGACATCGAATCGCTCATCGCAGGAACAATCAACGTGGAATTACTGACTGATGAAGCGAAGCAAATTGCACGGTGGTTAGAGAGGAATCCCGTGCCGAAACCAGAATAG
- a CDS encoding HsdM family class I SAM-dependent methyltransferase, whose translation MAKKSKKQSGPTQAEVLGQAVALLRSDYGYDDLQIREVEGEQCAVATRDAHPILLVHVPEHLGPITPADEEFVTQLGAVVENGPADYVWSTSTGTSGEGFIYCWLPEQECQVSELPRSADVVTCKSSSGRTIVAADPVRFKELQQEFDALHEQIYASREPVDSSNDLTAQLCKLIFLKMHLERHRDFQVAGQPPLDAVFKAEYINEHKDVAVQQIRDAFSEAKDRDEYCAKDDKGRDFRIFPKEEFIKFTKPATYVRIAEVLNRHQLTSPEDSGVEDDVLGRAFDVMLRGKFEGKGGMGVYLTPQQVRDAMVEMAFHDITRDDAGAITRRDARTGKPGFRICDPCCGSAGFLVTAMRAIRKHVNRLVGLSSKQQLELLHDIFAEGFVGADNAHNMVLLARINMALHGDPRARVFRTENSLDSDVFASELYDLILTNPPFKKGGIKKDSNGSLLEFFQSDVEDGKPAMGGDGLALGAKPDSKGVWKPVNSVDPAVLFIDRCLQLLKPGGRLLIVLPDGILCNSGDRYVREYLMGKKDEASGQFVGGKAVVKAVVSLPPVTFRLSGAGAKTSFLYLQKKQPGDEQGPVFMAVADKIGFDVKQNKEVLTGENDLVKIVEAYKSGPTDVQE comes from the coding sequence ATGGCAAAGAAAAGCAAGAAGCAAAGCGGTCCGACCCAAGCAGAAGTGCTTGGCCAAGCTGTCGCCCTGCTTCGATCGGACTATGGGTACGACGATCTGCAGATACGCGAAGTCGAAGGCGAGCAGTGCGCCGTCGCTACGCGCGATGCTCACCCCATTCTACTCGTGCATGTGCCCGAGCATCTTGGTCCGATTACTCCGGCGGATGAAGAGTTCGTCACGCAACTTGGCGCCGTGGTTGAAAATGGACCGGCCGACTACGTCTGGTCGACCAGCACCGGGACATCCGGTGAAGGTTTCATCTACTGCTGGCTGCCCGAGCAGGAGTGTCAGGTCAGCGAACTGCCGAGAAGCGCTGATGTCGTCACCTGCAAATCATCTTCCGGCCGCACGATCGTCGCAGCAGACCCGGTGCGATTCAAGGAGCTGCAGCAGGAGTTCGATGCACTTCACGAGCAGATTTACGCATCTCGCGAACCGGTCGACTCGTCCAATGACCTGACCGCCCAGTTATGCAAATTGATCTTTCTGAAGATGCACCTGGAGCGGCATCGTGACTTTCAGGTCGCCGGCCAGCCGCCTCTCGACGCCGTCTTCAAAGCAGAGTACATCAACGAACACAAGGACGTTGCCGTTCAGCAGATCAGGGATGCCTTCTCCGAGGCGAAGGACCGAGACGAATACTGCGCCAAAGACGATAAGGGACGAGACTTTCGCATCTTTCCCAAAGAAGAATTCATCAAGTTTACCAAGCCGGCGACCTATGTCCGCATTGCGGAGGTGCTCAACCGTCATCAGTTGACGAGCCCGGAAGACAGTGGTGTTGAAGATGATGTTCTCGGACGTGCCTTCGATGTGATGCTGCGGGGCAAGTTTGAAGGCAAGGGCGGAATGGGCGTCTATCTGACACCACAGCAGGTTCGCGACGCGATGGTCGAAATGGCCTTCCACGACATCACTCGCGATGACGCCGGGGCAATCACCCGGAGAGACGCCCGCACGGGCAAGCCGGGGTTTCGCATCTGCGACCCATGCTGTGGTTCGGCTGGTTTTCTTGTGACAGCTATGCGGGCGATTCGTAAACACGTCAATCGCTTGGTGGGCCTGTCCAGCAAACAGCAGCTGGAACTGCTTCACGACATTTTCGCCGAAGGATTCGTAGGCGCTGACAATGCACACAACATGGTTCTGCTGGCTCGAATCAACATGGCCCTTCACGGCGACCCGCGGGCTCGCGTGTTCCGGACCGAGAACTCGTTAGACTCGGATGTGTTCGCGTCCGAGTTGTATGACCTAATCCTCACTAATCCACCGTTCAAGAAGGGTGGAATCAAGAAGGATTCCAACGGATCGCTGCTTGAGTTCTTCCAAAGCGATGTCGAGGACGGCAAGCCCGCCATGGGCGGTGACGGACTTGCACTCGGGGCAAAGCCTGACAGCAAGGGTGTCTGGAAGCCAGTCAACAGTGTCGATCCTGCGGTCCTGTTCATCGATCGATGCCTGCAGTTGCTGAAGCCCGGCGGCCGCCTGTTGATCGTTTTGCCCGACGGCATTCTGTGTAATTCAGGCGATCGCTATGTCCGTGAATACCTGATGGGCAAGAAGGACGAAGCCAGCGGGCAGTTTGTCGGCGGCAAGGCCGTTGTGAAAGCAGTCGTCAGCCTTCCACCCGTAACGTTTCGGTTGTCGGGTGCTGGTGCAAAAACCAGCTTCCTGTATCTTCAGAAGAAGCAGCCCGGTGACGAACAGGGACCGGTCTTCATGGCCGTTGCGGACAAGATCGGTTTCGACGTCAAGCAGAACAAAGAGGTCCTTACCGGGGAAAATGATCTGGTAAAGATTGTCGAGGCGTACAAGTCGGGCCCGACAGACGTGCAGGAATAA
- a CDS encoding response regulator, with the protein MTEPRNRVVVVEDTKQDRRTLLNQLTRYHVCEPEDILGAPETYDAALAMLDAHATAIRLVFLDLNIPRNEQEASSEDFGGRLLDHIHALNARSDVRIRVIVVSGQDTAIGWSAERMLKSFPDTLVGIAEKRSIDRSLVEQLQKLDRDPLRDALCELQSDIVGFYDTVFDPTARIRERLADACSIAIRLLRNEMDHFLDKLGASEPLADDLPSLIKQVRNRFAKQTIKRRDGREFEDRFVSAAAIEHGTWEAFLWRGTMVEHLYTLNAYRNDYVHVKAKPFESNRDKADTWEIPTATLQSVKNGERLGQVIELIVGELLEWYLPWHEQVYLPWTENQRGGAS; encoded by the coding sequence ATGACTGAACCACGAAACCGAGTAGTAGTAGTCGAAGACACGAAGCAAGATCGCCGGACGCTTTTGAATCAACTTACTCGCTACCACGTGTGTGAACCTGAGGACATCCTCGGAGCACCAGAGACATACGACGCAGCGCTTGCAATGTTGGACGCTCATGCAACGGCGATTCGGCTTGTGTTTTTGGATTTGAATATCCCGCGGAATGAACAGGAAGCGTCATCGGAGGACTTCGGCGGCCGTCTTCTGGACCACATCCACGCATTAAACGCCCGATCGGACGTTCGCATACGCGTCATCGTCGTATCGGGACAGGACACTGCCATCGGGTGGTCGGCCGAGAGAATGCTTAAGAGTTTTCCGGACACTCTGGTTGGGATTGCGGAAAAGCGAAGCATCGACCGGTCTCTTGTCGAGCAACTGCAGAAACTCGACCGCGATCCGCTTCGCGACGCTTTATGCGAACTGCAGTCGGATATTGTCGGCTTCTACGACACTGTCTTCGATCCAACAGCCCGTATTCGAGAACGGTTAGCGGATGCCTGCAGTATCGCGATTCGTCTACTTCGCAATGAGATGGACCATTTTCTTGACAAGTTGGGAGCCAGCGAGCCACTCGCCGACGACCTACCTTCGTTGATCAAGCAGGTCCGGAATCGCTTTGCCAAGCAGACAATTAAACGTCGAGACGGCAGAGAGTTCGAAGACAGGTTCGTTTCTGCAGCAGCAATCGAACACGGAACGTGGGAAGCATTTTTATGGCGTGGAACAATGGTTGAGCACCTTTACACGCTCAACGCGTATCGCAACGACTATGTCCACGTCAAGGCAAAGCCGTTCGAGTCAAATCGGGATAAAGCTGACACCTGGGAGATTCCCACCGCGACATTGCAGTCCGTGAAGAACGGCGAGCGTCTCGGGCAGGTCATCGAGCTAATCGTTGGAGAGCTGCTTGAGTGGTACCTCCCGTGGCACGAGCAGGTCTATCTGCCGTGGACCGAGAATCAGCGGGGAGGAGCGTCATGA
- a CDS encoding sensor histidine kinase encodes MRELRGTFWTWLPAQRITSSWAPDAFRPEYLELDRELNEPGSYVRLTELVRIVDPPVNKEPGTWHVDRSGVQRRGVPQTREAGVATMYALPSECLLVARRWDVRPVVFYWDQKVFRGPGTTTSHFFVLEPTHGESIAWLQRELGSEKAQLQLQRFVVGTVPPNLLRESLTQLQVRNLSTEQREDFSRLVLEDCRRNASDQRTGILRRPFVLTGATFEGRLAQFEEYLESEGLFSRKNAWYIEPATDNRGDDLFTVRPILARGTGNSPRPNVRASAREETNRKWREWFWDNSDFATHRIFDSLHTDDDLPAHLLALTTARSSPPPGFGALSAPGFVPEISTFREVMVSHLEDGTGADESDLAAGFAFAWHTSLTGDVPPTIDPEIDDDIIDLLTWARDVYRPVLALKVQQREQVVGAYLLIGDDQLDDHVGEYFRLSELGTALAEILQPPSELVEEATRRESMRRLSDFMHRLNGPLMSATDALMDIEAFLQTSQDVSAALVPDEAHARAMARMNGDASPVNYTFLARFNEIARALEQIQSVSSQVKKLSRIEDRLQAERFSLLEVAIEICREVRHGSATVDLDDDFAGDVYVHADRDVVTVALKQVLSNALRELSERRVDDPRVSISLSADSEHVRIAISDNGLPVDVALPPDPFDETTSTYFRSGKGSGFGLWLVRRAFRRHGCDVGLVENRDADGARIPGVTFQATLPQTETMQGGDT; translated from the coding sequence ATGCGGGAACTTCGCGGAACATTCTGGACCTGGCTCCCGGCACAGCGGATCACCTCCAGCTGGGCACCAGATGCGTTCCGTCCAGAGTACCTCGAACTCGACCGCGAGCTGAATGAACCCGGCTCGTATGTGCGTCTCACCGAACTGGTCCGAATCGTTGATCCACCAGTCAACAAGGAGCCGGGTACGTGGCACGTTGATCGTTCCGGTGTCCAGCGCCGAGGTGTCCCCCAAACGCGTGAAGCCGGTGTCGCGACGATGTACGCATTGCCAAGTGAATGTCTTCTGGTTGCCCGACGGTGGGATGTGCGACCGGTCGTGTTCTATTGGGACCAGAAGGTGTTCCGCGGCCCCGGCACAACCACTTCACATTTCTTTGTTCTCGAGCCGACACACGGTGAATCCATTGCGTGGCTGCAACGCGAGTTAGGGAGCGAGAAAGCGCAACTTCAGCTGCAGCGCTTCGTCGTCGGGACCGTCCCTCCCAATCTATTGCGTGAGTCATTGACTCAGCTACAGGTACGGAATCTTTCGACGGAGCAGCGTGAAGACTTCTCCCGTCTTGTATTGGAAGATTGTCGACGGAACGCTTCAGACCAGCGTACGGGAATACTCCGTCGGCCCTTTGTCCTTACCGGGGCGACGTTTGAGGGACGCCTCGCACAATTCGAGGAGTACCTCGAATCGGAAGGACTGTTCTCACGAAAGAACGCCTGGTACATCGAGCCCGCAACTGACAACCGTGGCGACGATCTCTTCACAGTGCGACCGATTCTGGCACGCGGAACGGGGAACTCGCCAAGACCGAACGTCCGTGCGTCTGCGCGTGAAGAAACTAACAGAAAGTGGAGGGAGTGGTTCTGGGACAACAGCGATTTCGCAACACACCGCATCTTCGATTCTTTGCATACGGATGACGATTTGCCGGCACATCTGCTGGCACTTACCACTGCGCGCTCGTCGCCTCCACCAGGATTTGGCGCACTGTCTGCCCCCGGTTTTGTACCGGAGATCAGCACCTTTCGTGAGGTGATGGTATCGCACCTTGAGGACGGGACTGGCGCTGACGAATCCGATCTCGCTGCTGGTTTTGCATTTGCGTGGCACACATCGTTGACCGGTGATGTCCCACCCACAATAGACCCCGAGATCGACGACGACATCATAGACTTGCTGACATGGGCTCGGGATGTTTATCGCCCAGTTCTCGCTCTAAAGGTGCAACAGCGGGAGCAAGTGGTTGGAGCGTATTTGCTCATCGGAGATGACCAACTGGACGACCACGTTGGTGAGTACTTCCGACTGAGTGAACTTGGCACTGCCCTGGCTGAAATCCTCCAACCTCCCTCGGAGCTCGTCGAGGAAGCGACTCGCCGCGAATCAATGCGCCGACTCTCCGATTTCATGCACAGGTTGAATGGTCCATTGATGAGTGCGACGGATGCGCTGATGGACATCGAGGCCTTCCTGCAGACTTCTCAAGACGTATCTGCGGCCTTGGTGCCTGACGAAGCACATGCGAGAGCGATGGCACGGATGAACGGAGACGCGTCGCCGGTGAATTACACCTTTCTCGCCCGTTTCAATGAGATCGCCCGTGCCCTGGAGCAGATTCAGTCGGTTTCGTCTCAGGTCAAGAAGCTTTCGAGAATCGAAGATCGGCTGCAGGCGGAGCGTTTTTCGCTTCTTGAAGTTGCCATCGAGATTTGCCGAGAAGTGCGACACGGCAGCGCAACCGTCGATCTGGATGATGACTTTGCCGGTGACGTATACGTTCATGCGGACCGCGATGTCGTCACAGTTGCATTAAAGCAGGTGCTAAGCAATGCATTACGGGAGTTAAGCGAACGCCGCGTCGATGACCCGCGAGTTAGCATTAGCCTCTCAGCAGATAGCGAGCATGTCAGGATTGCAATCTCAGACAATGGCCTTCCTGTCGACGTAGCGCTCCCTCCAGATCCGTTCGATGAGACGACCAGTACCTATTTTCGATCAGGAAAGGGGTCCGGCTTCGGGTTGTGGCTTGTTCGCCGGGCATTCCGCCGACACGGATGTGATGTCGGCTTGGTCGAGAATCGAGATGCTGACGGTGCAAGAATTCCAGGCGTGACCTTCCAGGCAACGCTTCCGCAGACCGAGACGATGCAGGGGGGCGACACATGA
- a CDS encoding sigma-54 interaction domain-containing protein — MSIRVLFAWIGNTDIQASNGKAIGIGPIAQVAVDRSFDEIHLLSDHKKAVATAFRKWLAKQIDSTVEVHQRTLSGPTEFGEIFEAAVSVIERVSGGRQCQLSYHVSPGTPAMGAVWILLAKTSHPATLIDSSLEKGVRTLSLPFEIAAEYIPTRAAVDEEDIVRLTQDLPPEVPEFGVILHRSKVMERIKAKARRVADFDVPVLIQGESGTGKELFARAIRTSSPRAEGPFIEVNCGAIPGTLVESQLFGHKKGAFTGATTDHVGFIQAAHGGTLFLDEIGELPKLTQVTLLRVLQERTVQRLGDSKVVPVDFRLIAATNRTLVDEVDAGRFRDDLFHRIAIGVINLPPLRERTGDIGLLAQYRLDQINEDRVGRKGWVAKTLSAGAKNLLNRHSWPGNIRELFNTVSRAAIWATGETIQADDIRDSLFPVSSRAADEDSILNRDFGAAFDLEAVISEVATHYLKRALNETRTKEAARKLLGFGNATTLTNWLRRYGVEQ, encoded by the coding sequence ATGAGCATTCGCGTTCTATTCGCATGGATTGGCAATACAGACATTCAGGCTTCGAACGGCAAGGCGATTGGTATCGGCCCGATTGCTCAGGTGGCTGTGGATCGTTCGTTCGACGAAATCCACCTCCTTTCCGATCACAAGAAGGCCGTTGCGACTGCCTTCCGCAAGTGGCTGGCCAAGCAGATTGACTCTACGGTCGAAGTTCACCAGCGGACACTGTCCGGCCCTACCGAGTTTGGCGAAATCTTCGAAGCCGCGGTGTCGGTGATCGAACGGGTGTCCGGTGGCCGACAATGCCAGCTGTCATATCACGTGAGCCCGGGTACTCCTGCCATGGGAGCGGTCTGGATTCTCCTGGCCAAGACGTCCCATCCGGCCACTCTGATTGACTCTTCGCTTGAAAAGGGCGTCCGTACCCTTTCTCTGCCCTTCGAAATCGCAGCCGAATACATCCCCACCCGCGCGGCTGTGGATGAAGAGGACATTGTTCGGCTCACTCAGGATTTGCCGCCCGAAGTCCCCGAATTTGGAGTCATCCTGCACCGTTCAAAAGTGATGGAACGGATTAAGGCAAAAGCCCGGCGCGTCGCTGACTTCGATGTGCCTGTACTGATTCAGGGAGAATCCGGAACGGGCAAGGAGCTGTTCGCCAGAGCGATTCGGACATCGAGCCCACGGGCGGAAGGTCCGTTCATTGAAGTGAACTGTGGCGCAATTCCGGGAACACTGGTCGAGTCACAGTTGTTTGGTCACAAGAAGGGGGCGTTCACGGGGGCCACAACGGACCATGTCGGATTCATTCAGGCAGCCCATGGGGGCACTTTGTTCCTGGACGAGATCGGCGAGTTGCCGAAGCTGACTCAGGTTACCCTGCTCCGCGTGCTGCAGGAACGGACAGTACAGCGTCTCGGCGATTCCAAGGTTGTTCCGGTCGATTTTCGGCTGATTGCCGCAACCAACCGAACATTGGTTGATGAGGTCGATGCCGGGCGATTCCGCGACGATCTCTTTCACCGCATAGCCATCGGCGTCATCAACCTCCCGCCCCTTCGTGAACGGACTGGCGATATCGGCTTGCTGGCACAATATCGCCTGGATCAGATCAACGAGGATCGAGTGGGCCGAAAAGGCTGGGTCGCAAAGACACTTTCAGCTGGAGCAAAGAATCTTCTGAACCGTCACTCCTGGCCGGGAAACATTCGAGAGTTGTTCAACACCGTTTCCAGAGCCGCCATCTGGGCTACGGGCGAGACGATCCAGGCTGACGACATTCGGGATTCGCTGTTTCCTGTTAGCTCACGAGCGGCGGACGAAGATTCCATCCTGAACCGCGATTTTGGGGCTGCTTTCGATCTCGAAGCGGTGATCTCGGAGGTAGCGACTCACTACTTGAAACGAGCATTGAATGAGACGCGGACGAAGGAAGCGGCCCGCAAGTTACTTGGGTTTGGAAACGCGACGACGCTCACCAACTGGTTGAGGAGATACGGCGTCGAGCAATAA
- a CDS encoding transposase — MGMGRRPGERQQELWIATSRVASAPGHIFYDKLNGFLDEAGFDAFVEELCEPFYKQAGRRSIPPGRYFCMLLIGYFEGIDSQRGIAWRCSDSLSLRRFLFLATDEDVPDHSSLTRVRNRLPLEVHEKVFEFVLEVARKKKLLKDGNLCVGVDATTLEANAAMKTIVRRDTGESWPEYVRRLMIEEGVIDEDDDPTDEELRRFDKDRSKWGKKKVSNEEWASPTDPDSRILKMKDGRTHLAYKGEHTVDLDSELILAADVHHGTDSDTATIIESIATAQRHVAAAGSEAAINEVAADKGYHSNTVLVDCQEAGATSCTVIFWG; from the coding sequence ATGGGTATGGGACGCCGCCCCGGCGAGCGGCAGCAGGAACTCTGGATCGCCACCAGCCGCGTGGCCTCCGCCCCCGGGCACATCTTCTACGACAAGCTCAACGGGTTTCTCGACGAAGCCGGCTTCGATGCCTTCGTCGAAGAGCTGTGCGAACCGTTCTACAAGCAGGCCGGACGTCGCTCGATCCCGCCGGGCCGCTACTTCTGCATGCTGCTGATCGGCTACTTCGAAGGCATCGACTCGCAACGCGGCATCGCCTGGCGGTGCAGCGACAGCCTTTCACTGCGGAGATTCCTGTTCCTCGCGACCGACGAGGACGTGCCGGACCACTCGTCGCTTACGCGCGTCCGCAATCGGTTGCCGCTCGAAGTGCACGAAAAGGTGTTCGAGTTCGTTCTCGAAGTCGCCCGCAAGAAAAAGCTGCTCAAGGACGGCAACCTGTGCGTGGGCGTCGACGCGACCACACTCGAAGCCAACGCCGCAATGAAGACGATCGTCCGGCGAGACACGGGCGAAAGCTGGCCGGAGTACGTGCGGCGGCTGATGATCGAAGAGGGCGTCATCGACGAAGACGACGATCCGACCGACGAAGAGCTGCGGCGGTTCGACAAAGATCGCTCGAAATGGGGCAAAAAGAAGGTTTCGAACGAGGAGTGGGCCTCGCCGACCGACCCCGACAGCCGCATTCTCAAGATGAAGGACGGCCGCACGCACCTGGCTTACAAGGGCGAGCACACGGTCGATCTGGACAGCGAACTGATCCTCGCCGCGGACGTTCATCATGGCACTGACAGTGACACGGCCACCATCATCGAAAGCATCGCGACGGCACAGCGGCACGTGGCCGCGGCGGGAAGCGAAGCGGCCATCAACGAGGTTGCAGCCGACAAGGGCTACCATTCGAACACAGTGCTGGTCGACTGCCAGGAAGCGGGCGCGACGTCGTGCACTGTGATTTTTTGGGGCTGA